A genome region from Arachis duranensis cultivar V14167 chromosome 8, aradu.V14167.gnm2.J7QH, whole genome shotgun sequence includes the following:
- the LOC107463381 gene encoding calcineurin B-like protein 7: MGCIPSKVAENKSLDTQTVQNMTKLPSKGSQHRPHHEDFSFLASETPFSVSEVESLYELFKKLSASIVKDGFISKEELHFALFRNSNKRNLFVDRIFDLFDVNRNEHIDFGEFIRSLSVFHPRTPEAIKIRYAFKLYDLRHTGYIEREELKEMVLAILVESDLTLSDEVVETIVDKTFVEADSKEDGRIDLEEWKEYVEKNPSLLKNMTLPYLMDVTLAFPNFVLDAEKEESH; the protein is encoded by the exons ATGGGATGCATACCCTCAAAGGTAGCAGAAAATAAGTCTCTGGATACACAAACAGTGCAAAATATGACCAAACTACCCTCAAAAGGATCACAACATAGACCTCACCATgaagatttttcttttcttgcttctgAAACACCCT TTAGTGTAAGTGAGGTGGAATCATTGTATGAGTTGTTCAAGAAATTAAGTGCTTCAATTGTAAAAGATGGATTCATTTCAAAG GAGGAGCTTCACTTTGCTCTTTTTAGGAACAGTAATAAGAGAAATCTCTTTGTGGATAGG ATATTTGATCTTTTCGATGTCAATCGCAACGAACACATTGATTTCGGAGAATTTATCCGATCCTTGAGTGTTTTTCATCCAAGAACTCCTGAAGCAATCAAAATAAGAT ATGCATTTAAACTCTATGATTTGCGTCACACCGGTTACATCGAGCGTGAAGag ttGAAGGAAATGGTGTTGGCGATTTTGGTTGAATCTGATCTGACTCTCTCTGATGAAGTAGTCGAAACAATCGTGGACAAG ACATTTGTAGAAGCAGATTCAAAAGAGGATGGAAGAATTGATCTGGAAGAATGGAAGGAATATGTGGAAAAGAATCCATCATTACTCAAGAACATGACTCTTCCTTATCTAAT GGATGTAACTCTAGCATTTCCCAATTTCGTGCTGGATGCAGAAAAGGAAGAATCACACTAA
- the LOC107463407 gene encoding H/ACA ribonucleoprotein complex subunit 4 yields the protein MTELDHSLSEKKKKKNKKHTDDDTTTTTDTTVATAADFMIKPQSFTPTLDTSQWPILLKNYDRLNVRTGHYTPIPSGYSPLKRPLPDYLKYGVLNLDKPANPSSHEVVAWIKRILRVEKTGHSGTLDPKVTGNLIVCIDRATRLVKSQQGAGKEYVCVARLHSAVPGDSTRVARALETLTGAVFQRPPLISAVKRQLRIRTIYESKLLEYDPDRHLVVFWISCEAGTYVRTMCVHLGLILGVGGHMQELRRVRSGIMGEKDNMVTMHDVMDAQWVYDNYRDESYLRRVVMPLEVLLTSYKRLVVKDSAVNAICYGAKLMIPGLLRFENDVEVGEEVVLMTTKGEAIALGIAEMTTAVMATCDHGVVAKIKRVVMDRDTYPRKWGLGPRASMKKKLIAEGKLDKHGKPNEKTPQEWMRNVVLPTGGDSIIAGMAASVEADGEGKKRKAAEADGSPAAVTAKKAKVEEVEKVEVEEKVKVKKVKEDVVDIEVEKKEKKKKKKKDKENEVASSDEEKTDKEKKKKHKEKEEATSPEKDKSEKKKKKKDKHTEENGKDGSDADRSEKKKHKKKKNKDADEE from the coding sequence ATGACGGAGCTCGACCATTCTCTCTccgagaagaaaaagaagaagaacaagaagcacACCGATGAcgacaccaccaccaccacagacACCACCGTCGCCACCGCCGCTGACTTCATGATCAAGCCGCAGAGTTTCACCCCAACCCTCGACACATCACAATGGCCAATCCTCCTCAAGAACTACGACCGCCTCAACGTCCGTACAGGTCACTACACTCCGATCCCATCCGGTTACTCTCCGTTGAAGCGCCCCCTCCCCGATTACCTCAAATACGGCGTTCTCAACCTCGATAAGCCCGCCAATCCTTCCTCCCACGAGGTCGTCGCTTGGATCAAGCGCATCCTTCGTGTCGAAAAAACCGGCCACAGCGGAACCCTAGACCCTAAGGTCACCGGAAATTTGATCGTCTGCATCGACCGCGCAACGCGGTTGGTGAAATCGCAGCAGGGCGCAGGTAAGGAGTATGTGTGCGTCGCCCGACTCCACTCCGCCGTCCCTGGTGACTCGACTCGAGTTGCCAGGGCTCTGGAGACTCTGACGGGCGCTGTGTTCCAGCGCCCGCCGCTTATCTCCGCCGTTAAGAGGCAGCTTAGGATTAGAACTATTTATGAGAGTAAGTTGCTTGAGTATGATCCTGATAGGCATTTGGTTGTGTTTTGGATTTCTTGTGAGGCTGGGACTTATGTTAGGACAATGTGTGTTCATTTGGGTTTGATTCTTGGTGTTGGTGGCCATATGCAAGAGCTTAGGAGGGTTAGGTCTGGGATCATGGGGGAGAAGGATAACATGGTTACTATGCATGATGTCATGGATGCTCAGTGGGTTTATGATAATTATAGAGATGAGAGTTATTTGAGGAGGGTTGTTATGCCGCTCGAAGTGCTGCTGACTAGTTATAAGAGGCTTGTTGTTAAGGATTCGGCTGTTAATGCGATTTGTTATGGTGCCAAGCTGATGATTCCTGGATTGTTGAGGTTTGAGAATGATGTTGAGGTTGGGGAGGAGGTTGTGTTGATGACGACTAAGGGAGAGGCTATTGCGTTGGGGATTGCAGAGATGACAACTGCGGTGATGGCAACTTGTGATCATGGTGTGGTTGCGAAGATTAAGAGAGTGGTTATGGATCGGGATACCTACCCGAGGAAATGGGGGTTGGGCCCGAGGGCTtcgatgaagaagaaattgattGCAGAGGGGAAGCTTGATAAGCATGGGAAGCCGAATGAGAAGACACCGCAAGAGTGGATGAGGAATGTGGTTTTGCCGACAGGTGGGGACAGCATAATTGCCGGAATGGCTGCTTCGGTTGAGGCAGATGGAGAGGGGAAAAAGAGGAAAGCTGCGGAGGCCGATGGTAGCCCTGCGGCTGTTACTGCTAAGAAGGCTAAAGTTGAGGAAGTTGAGAAGGTTGAAGTGGAAGAGAAGGTGAAGGTTAAGAAGGTGAAGGAGGATGTTGTGGATATTGAGGtcgagaagaaggagaagaagaaaaagaagaagaaggataaGGAGAATGAAGTGGCATCTTCAGATGAGGAGAAAACTgacaaagagaagaaaaagaaacacaaagaaaaggaagaagctACTTCACCGGAGAAAGATAAAtctgagaagaagaaaaagaagaaggacaaGCATACTGAGGAAAATGGAAAGGATGGTAGTGATGCTGACAGAAGTGAGAAGAAGAAgcataaaaagaagaaaaataaagatgcaGATGAAGAATAG
- the LOC107463408 gene encoding protein HIRA isoform X1 (The sequence of the model RefSeq protein was modified relative to this genomic sequence to represent the inferred CDS: added 44 bases not found in genome assembly), with amino-acid sequence MKAEKPIWVRHEGMQIFSIDVQPGGLRFATGGGDHKVRIWNMKSVSLDLANDDFTQRLLATLRDHFGSVNCVRWARHGRYVASGSDDQVILIHERKPGSGTTEFGSGEPPDIENWKVAMTLRGHTADVVDLNWSPDDSTLASASLDNTIHIWNMSNGICTAVLRGHSSLVKGVAWDPIGSFIASQSDDKTVIIWRTSDWSLAHRTDGHWAKSLGSTFFRRLGWSPCGHFITTTHGFQKPRHSAPVLERGEWSATFDFLGHNAPVIVVKFNHSMFRRNFSDALEGKSVPVGWANGASKIGSKEAQPYNVIAIGSQDRTITVWTTASPRPLFVAKHFFTQSVVDLSWSPDGYSLFACSLDGTVAKYNFEVNELGQRLNDAELDELKKNRYGDVRGRQGNLAESPAQLLLEAASAKQTPSKKVVSDIQPNEIIAKPHVNVTIATKTVEPQVGDSKKNGGPVGDGSTKVMNSVRISSPVKQREYRRPDGRKRIIPEAVGIPAQQEIMSSAVQSQALDFPLLVSDNRKGTNGVLPNDDGIRGSTFSGALGRNSDLKERSGVTARATISESLVIEKVPATTGREGIINVEQLGNSATSSSSTASGASLSIRVFDKKGGDDTSPICLEAHPREHAVNDIVGVGSTSTMRETEISCTKGTQVLWSDRISGKVTVLAGNANFWAVGCEDGCLQIYTKCGRRAIPAMMMGSAATFIDCDECWKLLLVTRKGSLYLWDLFNRTCLLNDSLASLVALGPSSSAKDAGTIKVISSKLSKSGSPLVVLATRHAFLFDMSLKCWLRVADDCFPASNFASSWSLGSIHSGELASLQVDVRKYLARKPGWTRLTDDGVQTRAHLEAQLASSLALGSPNEYRQCLLSYVRFLAREADESRLREVCESFLGPPTGMAEETLSDSKSLAWDPLVLGLKKHKLLKEDILPSMASNRKVQRLLNEFMDLLSEYEIADTNQEVLLKTALPKADQIESCSLTTDKVNNALQKSDTNPRECQAIDCNKDSPQVAKDPTDSTPSLGNEENPDACGADEVVPDSQPMEDGS; translated from the exons ATGAAAGCTGAGAAACCAATCTGGGTTAGGCATGAGGGTATGCAAATTTTCTCCATTGATGTTCAACCAGGTGGCCTACGCTTCGCTACTGGCGGTGGTGACCACAAG GTTCGCATATGGAATATGAAGTCTGTTTCTCTAGACTTGGCAAATGATGACTTCACTCAGAGGCTTCTTGCCACCCTGCGGGATCATTTTGGGTCTGTTAACTGTGTTAGGTGGGCTAGGCATGGGAGGTATGTTGCATCGGGGTCTGATGACCAGGTGATATTGATTCATGAGAGAAAACCTGGTTCAGGAACCACTGAATTCGGCAGCGGAGAGCCACCAGATATTGAAAACTGGAAAGTTGCGATGACTTTGAGAGGGCACACCGCAGATGTG GTGGATCTCAATTGGTCACCTGATGACTCCACATTGGCTAGTGCGAGTTTGGACAATACTATCCATATATGGAATATGAGCAATGGCATTTGTACTGCTGTTCTAAGGGGCCACTCTAGCCTTGTTAAGGGGGTTGCTTGGGATCCTATTGGATCTTTTATAGCAAGTCAATCTGATGATAAGACTGTCATTATTTGGCGAACTAGTGATTGGAGTCTTGCTCACAGGACAGATGGTCACTGGGCAAAATCA CTTGGATCAACCTTTTTTAGACGGCTTGGATGGTCTCCCTGTGGTCATTTTATCACCACTACTCATGGCTTCCAGAAGCCGAGGCATTCAGCGCCTGTCCTAGAGAGAGGGGAATGGTCTGCAACATTTGACTTCTTAGGACACAATGCCCCAGTTATTGTGGTGAAATTTAACCATTCAATGTTCAGAAGAAATTTTTCCGATGCTCTAGAAGGGAAGTCTGTACCTGTTGGGTGGGCCAATGGTGCTTCCAAGATAGGAAGCAAAGAGGCACAACCATATAATGTTATTGCCATTGGAAGTCAAGATCGAACTATAACAGTGTGGACGACTGCAAGTCCTCGTCCTCTCTTTGTGGCTAAGCATTTCTTCACACAAAGTGTTGTGGATTTATCTTG GAGCCCTGATGGATATTCACTTTTTGCGTGTTCCTTGGATGGAACTGTGGCCAAGTATAATTTCGAGGTGAATGAACTTGGTCAGAGGCTAAATGATGCTGAATTAGATGAGTTGAAGAAGAATCGCTATGGTGATGTCAGAGGGCGTCAAGGAAACTTAGCGGAAAGTCCAGCACAATTATTGCTAGAAGCAGCTTCTGCCAAGCAAACACCTAGCAAAAAAGTGGTTTCTGATATCCAACCAAACGAAATAATCGCAAAACCTCATGTCAATGTCACCATTGCTACAAAGACAGTTGAGCCGCAAGTTGGTGATAGTAAGAAGAATGGAGGTCCTGTTGGTGATGGGTCAACCAAAGTTATGAACTCTGTCCGGATTTCTAGCCCAGTTAAACAAAGAGAATATCGAAGACCTGATGGTCGAAAAAGAATTATTCCAGAAGCAGTTGGAATCCCTGCTC TTTCCCCTCCTGGTTTCTGATAACAGAAAGGGTACTAATGGGGTTTTACCCAATGATGACGGCATAAGAGGTAGTACCTTCAGTGGAGCACTTGGCCGAAATTCAGATTTGAAAGAACGTTCTGGGGTTACTGCTAGGGCCACAATATCTGAGAGCCTAGTGATTGAGAAGGTCCCAGCTACTACTGGAAGGGAAGGAATCATCAATGTTGAGCAGTTGGGAAATTCAGCAACTTCTAGTTCCTCGACTGCTTCTGGTGCAAGTCTTTCCATCAGGGTATTTGATAAGAAAGGTGGAGACGATACTTCACCTATTTGTTTGGAAGCACACCCAAGAGAACATGCCGTGAATGACATTGTAGGGGTGGGAAGTACGTCCACAATGAGAGAAACAGAAATCTCTTGCACAAAGGGGACTCAAGTACTGTGGTCTGATAGGATATCCGGAAAAGTCACTGTCCTAGCTGGAAATGCAAATTTTTGGGCAGTTGGGTGTGAAGATGGATGCCTGCAG ATATACACAAAGTGTGGGAGACGAGCAATACCTGCGATGATGATGGGATCTGCAGCAACATTCATAGACTGTGATGAGTGCTGGAAATTGTTGCTGGTGACAAGGAAAGGGTCCCTTTACTTATGGGATTTATTTAACCGAACCTGTCTTCTTAATGACTCGCTGGCATCTCTTGTTGCTTTGGGACCTAGTTCCTCTGCCAAAGATGCAG gAACAATCAAAGTTATATCTTCAAAACTATCAAAATCCGGTTCTCCTCTCGTTGTTTTGGCCACTCGCCATGCTTTTCTATTTGACATGAGTCTCAAGTGTTGGTTAAGGGTTGCAGATGACTGCTTCCCTGCATCAAATTTCGCCAGCTCTTGGAGTTTAGGTTCAATTCATAGTGGTGAGCTGGCATCCTTGCAGGTTGATGTTAGAAAATATTTGGCCCGGAAACCAGGCTGGACTAG ATTGACAGATGACGGAGTGCAGACACGTGCTCATTTGGAAGCTCAACTGGCTTCTTCTTTGGCTTTGGGATCTCCGAATGAATATCGGCAGTGTTTATTATCCTATGTTCGCTTTCTTGCAAG AGAAGCAGATGAATCTCGATTACGAGAAGTCTGCGAGAGTTTCCTTGGACCTCCAACAGGGATGGCTGAAGAAACATTATCAGATTCAAAAAGCTTAGCATGGGATCCTCTTGTGCTT GGACTGAAGAAACACAAACTTCTTAAGGAGGATATCCTTCCATCAATGGCTTCAAACAGGAAAGTCCAGAGACTGCTTAATGAATTTATGGACCTTTTATCGGAATACGAGATTGCCGACACCAATCAAGAGGTGTTACTCAAGACAGCGTTGCCAAAAGCCGATCAAATTGAGAGTTGTTCGTTAACAACAGATAAAGTCAATAATGCTCTGCAAAAATCAGATACGAACCCTCGTGAATGTCAAGCCATAGATTGCAACAAGGACAGTCCCCAGGTAGCAAAAGATCCAACGGATTCCACTCCTTCCCTTGGAAATGAAGAAAATCCAGATGCATGTGGAGCTGATGAAGTTGTCCCAGATTCCCAGCCGATGGAAGACGGTTCTTGA
- the LOC107463408 gene encoding protein HIRA isoform X2 (The sequence of the model RefSeq protein was modified relative to this genomic sequence to represent the inferred CDS: added 44 bases not found in genome assembly) translates to MSNGICTAVLRGHSSLVKGVAWDPIGSFIASQSDDKTVIIWRTSDWSLAHRTDGHWAKSLGSTFFRRLGWSPCGHFITTTHGFQKPRHSAPVLERGEWSATFDFLGHNAPVIVVKFNHSMFRRNFSDALEGKSVPVGWANGASKIGSKEAQPYNVIAIGSQDRTITVWTTASPRPLFVAKHFFTQSVVDLSWSPDGYSLFACSLDGTVAKYNFEVNELGQRLNDAELDELKKNRYGDVRGRQGNLAESPAQLLLEAASAKQTPSKKVVSDIQPNEIIAKPHVNVTIATKTVEPQVGDSKKNGGPVGDGSTKVMNSVRISSPVKQREYRRPDGRKRIIPEAVGIPAQQEIMSSAVQSQALDFPLLVSDNRKGTNGVLPNDDGIRGSTFSGALGRNSDLKERSGVTARATISESLVIEKVPATTGREGIINVEQLGNSATSSSSTASGASLSIRVFDKKGGDDTSPICLEAHPREHAVNDIVGVGSTSTMRETEISCTKGTQVLWSDRISGKVTVLAGNANFWAVGCEDGCLQIYTKCGRRAIPAMMMGSAATFIDCDECWKLLLVTRKGSLYLWDLFNRTCLLNDSLASLVALGPSSSAKDAGTIKVISSKLSKSGSPLVVLATRHAFLFDMSLKCWLRVADDCFPASNFASSWSLGSIHSGELASLQVDVRKYLARKPGWTRLTDDGVQTRAHLEAQLASSLALGSPNEYRQCLLSYVRFLAREADESRLREVCESFLGPPTGMAEETLSDSKSLAWDPLVLGLKKHKLLKEDILPSMASNRKVQRLLNEFMDLLSEYEIADTNQEVLLKTALPKADQIESCSLTTDKVNNALQKSDTNPRECQAIDCNKDSPQVAKDPTDSTPSLGNEENPDACGADEVVPDSQPMEDGS, encoded by the exons ATGAGCAATGGCATTTGTACTGCTGTTCTAAGGGGCCACTCTAGCCTTGTTAAGGGGGTTGCTTGGGATCCTATTGGATCTTTTATAGCAAGTCAATCTGATGATAAGACTGTCATTATTTGGCGAACTAGTGATTGGAGTCTTGCTCACAGGACAGATGGTCACTGGGCAAAATCA CTTGGATCAACCTTTTTTAGACGGCTTGGATGGTCTCCCTGTGGTCATTTTATCACCACTACTCATGGCTTCCAGAAGCCGAGGCATTCAGCGCCTGTCCTAGAGAGAGGGGAATGGTCTGCAACATTTGACTTCTTAGGACACAATGCCCCAGTTATTGTGGTGAAATTTAACCATTCAATGTTCAGAAGAAATTTTTCCGATGCTCTAGAAGGGAAGTCTGTACCTGTTGGGTGGGCCAATGGTGCTTCCAAGATAGGAAGCAAAGAGGCACAACCATATAATGTTATTGCCATTGGAAGTCAAGATCGAACTATAACAGTGTGGACGACTGCAAGTCCTCGTCCTCTCTTTGTGGCTAAGCATTTCTTCACACAAAGTGTTGTGGATTTATCTTG GAGCCCTGATGGATATTCACTTTTTGCGTGTTCCTTGGATGGAACTGTGGCCAAGTATAATTTCGAGGTGAATGAACTTGGTCAGAGGCTAAATGATGCTGAATTAGATGAGTTGAAGAAGAATCGCTATGGTGATGTCAGAGGGCGTCAAGGAAACTTAGCGGAAAGTCCAGCACAATTATTGCTAGAAGCAGCTTCTGCCAAGCAAACACCTAGCAAAAAAGTGGTTTCTGATATCCAACCAAACGAAATAATCGCAAAACCTCATGTCAATGTCACCATTGCTACAAAGACAGTTGAGCCGCAAGTTGGTGATAGTAAGAAGAATGGAGGTCCTGTTGGTGATGGGTCAACCAAAGTTATGAACTCTGTCCGGATTTCTAGCCCAGTTAAACAAAGAGAATATCGAAGACCTGATGGTCGAAAAAGAATTATTCCAGAAGCAGTTGGAATCCCTGCTC TTTCCCCTCCTGGTTTCTGATAACAGAAAGGGTACTAATGGGGTTTTACCCAATGATGACGGCATAAGAGGTAGTACCTTCAGTGGAGCACTTGGCCGAAATTCAGATTTGAAAGAACGTTCTGGGGTTACTGCTAGGGCCACAATATCTGAGAGCCTAGTGATTGAGAAGGTCCCAGCTACTACTGGAAGGGAAGGAATCATCAATGTTGAGCAGTTGGGAAATTCAGCAACTTCTAGTTCCTCGACTGCTTCTGGTGCAAGTCTTTCCATCAGGGTATTTGATAAGAAAGGTGGAGACGATACTTCACCTATTTGTTTGGAAGCACACCCAAGAGAACATGCCGTGAATGACATTGTAGGGGTGGGAAGTACGTCCACAATGAGAGAAACAGAAATCTCTTGCACAAAGGGGACTCAAGTACTGTGGTCTGATAGGATATCCGGAAAAGTCACTGTCCTAGCTGGAAATGCAAATTTTTGGGCAGTTGGGTGTGAAGATGGATGCCTGCAG ATATACACAAAGTGTGGGAGACGAGCAATACCTGCGATGATGATGGGATCTGCAGCAACATTCATAGACTGTGATGAGTGCTGGAAATTGTTGCTGGTGACAAGGAAAGGGTCCCTTTACTTATGGGATTTATTTAACCGAACCTGTCTTCTTAATGACTCGCTGGCATCTCTTGTTGCTTTGGGACCTAGTTCCTCTGCCAAAGATGCAG gAACAATCAAAGTTATATCTTCAAAACTATCAAAATCCGGTTCTCCTCTCGTTGTTTTGGCCACTCGCCATGCTTTTCTATTTGACATGAGTCTCAAGTGTTGGTTAAGGGTTGCAGATGACTGCTTCCCTGCATCAAATTTCGCCAGCTCTTGGAGTTTAGGTTCAATTCATAGTGGTGAGCTGGCATCCTTGCAGGTTGATGTTAGAAAATATTTGGCCCGGAAACCAGGCTGGACTAG ATTGACAGATGACGGAGTGCAGACACGTGCTCATTTGGAAGCTCAACTGGCTTCTTCTTTGGCTTTGGGATCTCCGAATGAATATCGGCAGTGTTTATTATCCTATGTTCGCTTTCTTGCAAG AGAAGCAGATGAATCTCGATTACGAGAAGTCTGCGAGAGTTTCCTTGGACCTCCAACAGGGATGGCTGAAGAAACATTATCAGATTCAAAAAGCTTAGCATGGGATCCTCTTGTGCTT GGACTGAAGAAACACAAACTTCTTAAGGAGGATATCCTTCCATCAATGGCTTCAAACAGGAAAGTCCAGAGACTGCTTAATGAATTTATGGACCTTTTATCGGAATACGAGATTGCCGACACCAATCAAGAGGTGTTACTCAAGACAGCGTTGCCAAAAGCCGATCAAATTGAGAGTTGTTCGTTAACAACAGATAAAGTCAATAATGCTCTGCAAAAATCAGATACGAACCCTCGTGAATGTCAAGCCATAGATTGCAACAAGGACAGTCCCCAGGTAGCAAAAGATCCAACGGATTCCACTCCTTCCCTTGGAAATGAAGAAAATCCAGATGCATGTGGAGCTGATGAAGTTGTCCCAGATTCCCAGCCGATGGAAGACGGTTCTTGA
- the LOC107463406 gene encoding phosphatidylinositol 4-kinase gamma 4, translating to MSSSGVTILSPVPRESLFTPNGFTPLHLSMDQESIFIYLSFSGSVTPMRVLPCDTIESVKLKIQRNEGLPSLKNKQRLVCGGRELARSNSLLKDYGITEGNVLHLVIRLSDLQTINVKTSCGKEFTFQVERCRDVGYVKQEIAKREKQLADPEQQEVVCNGEPLQDEKIIDEICSKHNDAMIHLFVRLKYAEVSTGLDELSVVATELNDAKHFDADEDGYRRKYDAGKEDAGKEHEPNEKTVPRTLGTNDLLEPIIVNPKVELDSEVWNMINSTYDGLDHGNSPIRSAEGTGGAYFMLDSTGHKYVSVFKPIDEEPMAENNPRGLPLSLDGEGLKKGTRVGQGAFREVAAYILDHPITGHRSLFGDAKGFAGVPPTALVKCLHEGFNHPGDVTTKIGSLQMFIENNGSCEDMGPGAFPVKEVHKISVLDMRLANVDRHAGNILIGKDAENGQAVLIPIDHGYCLPTSFEDCTFEWLYWPQARQPYSPEVIDYINSLDAEEDIALLKFHGWDLPVECARVLRISTMLLKKGVERGMTPFAIGNLMCRESLNKESVIEGIVQEALDSVLPGTSEATYLEAVASIMDKHLDEICTSIS from the exons ATGTCATCTTCCGGTGTTACCATTCTTAGCCCTGTGCCAAGGGAGTCACTGTTTACTCCAAATGGGTTCACTCCACTGCACTTGTCTATGGACCAAGAGTCCATATTCATATACCTTTCCTTCTCGGGGTCTGTGACCCCGATGCGCGTGCTGCCCTGCGATACCATCGAGTCGGTAAAACTCAAAATCCAAAGGAATGAAGGTCTTCCTTCACTGAAAAACAAGCAGAGATTAGTTTGTGGCGGTCGAGAGCTTGCGCGGAGCAATTCGCTCCTCAAGGACTATGGGATTACAGAAGGGAATGTCTTGCATTTGGTGATCCGGCTCTCGGATTTGCAGACCATCAATGTGAAAACTTCTTGTGGCAAGGAGTTCACTTTTCAGGTGGAAAGATGCAGGGATGTTGGGTATGTCAAGCAAGAGATTGCGAAGAGGGAGAAACAGCTCGCTGATCCTGAACAGCAAGAAGTAGTGTGTAATGGGGAGCCGCTTCAGGATGAGAAGATTATAGATGAGATATGCAGCAAACATAATGATGCGATGATACATCTTTTTGTTAGGTTGAAGTATGCAGAAGTTAGTACAGGACTCGACGAGTTGTCTGTTGTTGCGACGGAGTTGAATGATGCAAAACATTTCGACGCTGATGAGGATGGTTATAGGAGGAAATACGATGCTGGTAAAGAAGATGCAGGAAAGGAGCATGAACCAAATGAGAAAACTGTGCCAAGGACTCTTGGTACAAATGATCTTTTGGAGCCGATCATTGTTAACCCTAAAGTGGAGCTGGATTCTGAGGTTTGGAATATGATAAACTCTACATATGATGGATTAGATCATGGAAATAGTCCAATTAGATCTGCAGAGGGCACAGGAGGAGCTTATTTCATGCTTGATTCGACAGGGCACAAGTATGTATCTGTTTTTAAGCCTATTGATGAAGAGCCAATGGCTGAGAATAACCCTAGAGGTTTACCTTTGTCATTAGATGGTGAAGGCTTAAAGAAGGGTACTAGAGTTGGCCAAGGAGCGTTCAGGGAGGTTGCAGCTTACATTTTGGACCATCCGATAACAGGGCACAGGTCGTTATTTGGCGATGCAAAGGGCTTCGCTGGGGTTCCGCCTACTGCTTTGGTTAAGTGCTTGCATGAAGGATTTAACCATCCGGGTGACGTGACTACTAAGATCGGCTCCTTGCAAATGTTCATTGAGAATAATGGAAGCTGTGAGGATATGGGCCCCGGTGCTTTCCCTGTGAAGGAAGTGCATAAGATTTCCGTGTTGGACATGAGGCTGGCTAATGTTGATAGGCATGCCGGGAATATTTTGATCGGCAAGGATGCTGAAAATGGCCAAGCTGTTCTCATTCCAATTGATCATGGATACTGCTTGCCCACAAGT TTTGAGGATTGCACCTTTGAATGGTTGTATTGGCCGCAAGCTCGCCAGCCATACTCGCCGGAGGTTATTGACTATATAAACTCACTGGATGCTGAAGAAGACATTGCCCTTTTGAAGTTCCATGGATGGGATCTTCCAGTTGAATGCGCCCGTGTTCTTCGAATCTCAACCATGCTTCTGAAGAAAGGAGTTGAGAGAGGAATGACCCCATTTGCCATTGGAAACTTGATGTGTAGAGAATCCTTGAACAAGGAATCAGTGATTGAAGGGATTGTGCAAGAAGCACTGGATTCTGTTCTTCCTGGCACAAGTGAAGCCACATATCTTGAAGCTGTTGCATCCATCATGGACAAGCACCTTGATGAGATATGCACTTCAATTTCTTAA